In Nitrospira sp., the DNA window AATGCATCAAGGATCTGATTGATTTGAGGTGCAAAGCCCATATCCAACATCCGGTCTGCCTCATCCAACACCAACATCTTGATGGACGACAACAAAATCGTGCCGTTCCACATGTGATCCAGGAGTCGACCCGGCGTTGCCACCAGGATGTCCGGGCGTTGTCGCAAGCCTCGCACCTGGGCTTGCATGTCTGCGCCACCCACGATGACAGTCGCAGAGATGCGCCGACTCCGCCCAAGTTTCTCAATCGTGGTCAGAGTCTGCAAGGCCAGCTCTCGTGTCGGTGCGAGGATCAACGCTTTCGGCTGCCCTTTCGGTAAGGTGGACAACCGTTCAATCATCGGAATCACAAACGCGGCCGTTTTCCCCGTGCCGGTCTGGGCGCATCCGATCACGTCTCGTCCTGCCAGAGCGGGAGGGATGGCTTGTTCTTGAATTGGAGTTGGTGAAGCAAACTTGGCATCGGCCAGGTCGCGTAAAAGGGCCTCAGATAAACCGAGGGTGTGAAAATTGCGTGAAGCAGACGTACCCACTAAACTATCCTTTCAGTTTGATCGCATTATGACGGGATCAGAGAACCGAGGGGAGAAACAACCGGGCGGGTGCCGCTCCAAACTGGACCTGGTCGCGATGCGATCGCGAAGTCCGTTATGGTTGAAGCATTTCTCTCGCCGGACCAGCACAAGCGAAATGTGTACCTACCATATCCTATCGACCGGTGCGCGTCAACTTGGTCAGAGATTGCGGTAGGGTACACCACACTCTCAAATCTCGGCATCCATGGGTCTTTCGCCCTATACTCAGACCATCTTAACATTCACTCGAGTCGGAGGATTATGCGATAATCCCACATATGTTTCTGAAACGCTGGCTCGTCGGAGATCCCCTCAAGACCGCTCAAGCAAGGCACGAACGACTCTCCAAAACAATCGCTCTGGCCATCTTCTCCTCGAACGCGATTTCATCCGTCGCCTATGGGACGGAGGAAATCCTCTTGGTCTTGATTCTCGCCGGGCCGGCAGCGATCGCCTGGTCCATTCCCGTCAGCTTCGCGATTCTGTTTCTGGTCTTGGTGTTGACGATCTCCTACCGACAGATCATCCACGCATATCCTGAAGGCGGTGGGTCCTACGTCGTTGCACGGACGAACCTGGGCGACCGGCCGGCTCTCGTCGCGGCGGCAGCCCTGATGATCGACTATGTCTTGACCGTGGCGGTCAGCGTGGCCGCCGGCATCGCGGCCCTGACTTCCGCCATCCCCAGTCTATTCGTTCACCGCGAAGCCCTTGGATTAGTCGCCATTTTGTTTATGATCATGATGAATCTCCGCGGGGTTCGTGAATCCGGTAAATTTTTTGCCGTTCCAACCTATTTTGCCATCGGAGCTCTTGGCCTTCTGGTCATCGTCGGAACCGCGCATTCTCTTTCAAGTAGTGGCGCAGTCCTTCCACCCCCAAACTCTCACGAAACAGAAGCGCTGACCCTGTTCCTCATCCTCCGTGCCTTTGCGGCAGGATGTTCAGCCGTGACCGGAATGGAAGTGATTTCTAACGGGGTCAAGGCCTTTCGACCACCGGAGCCACAAAATGCCGCCATCACCATGATCTGGATGTCCACGATCCTGGCGTCGCTCTTTATGGGGATCAGTTGGATGGCCTATCACTACGGCATTTTAGCCAAGGTTGATGAAACCGTGATTTCCCAGCTTGCTCGATTGACGTTTGGCACGGGCCCCATCTACTACTCCGTACAGATCGGAACCATGGCCTTGTTGGTCTTGGCCGCAAACAGTGCCTTTGCCGGGTTTCCGCATCTCGCATCGATTCTGGCACGCGACGGGTTCATGCCGCATCAGATGGCAACATTCGGTGATCGACTGGTCTTTTCGAACGGCATCATTATCCTCGGATTCTTTGCCTGCCTCCTGCTCGTCATCTTCGAGGGGGAGACCCACGGGTTGATCCCTTTGTACGCCATCGGGGTGTTTGCATCGTTTACGCTGTCTCAAGCCGGTATGGTCAAACGATGGCTCGTGAAGAAAGGCCCACACTGGCAGACGAAACTGCTCGTCAACGGAGCCGGCGCCCTGACGACCGGCATTGCGACCATCATCATCGCCAGCACCAAGTTCATGCAGGGTGCATGGATCGTCTTTGTGCTTGTCGCCATCCTCCTCCTCATGTTTCAGGGAATACGTTCCCACTATAAGGCCGTCAGCGAACAGATCGCCCTGGAGCGCCGAGGGGAACGACCGCCATTGCCTCGGCGCAATATCGTCATTATTCCCGTCAGTGGGATGAATCGTGCCGTGGTGCGTGCCCTGGACTACGCAAGGAGTCGCCCCGGTGAAATTCGTGCTGTGTTCATCGATGTGGATCCTGAAGAAAGCGCCAAGGTCAAGATCCAGTGGGCCCAATGGGGAGGCGGCGTGAATTTGATCGCACTGTCGTCCCCCTATCGTTCGGTCCTGGGATCGTTGCTGGATTATGTCGAGGAAGTCCTCGAAAAGGATCAGAATACCTGGGTGACCGTCGTGATTCCGGAGATCCTGCCGGCACGGTGGTGGCAGAACATCCTCCATAACCAACGGGCACTCATGCTCAAAGCCTCACTGCTGTTCAAAGAACGCGTGATTCTCATCGACGTCCCCTACCATTTGACGCGATGACGATATCTCGTGAAGCGTGGCTCGTGAAACGTGAAGCGCAGCTTCGAACCTCTCGCCTCACTCTCTTCATCGCTTGCCTTGCAATGGCGTCTCCGATTCATGCCTTCAAAATTACCGAGCCACCAGAAGGTATCAAGCTCACTGCAGGAGCCACCATGACAGCTCGCGTGGATGTGGGGAAAGACACTGGTATCGTCACGGTTCGCTACTACTGGTATGGCGAGCAGGATGAAGTCCTCGTCGAACAAGATGACTCAACCGCCACAGGATCCATCGTAGCACCAATCGCCATGCTTGGATCCATCGACCAAGAGCCTGCGTTTGGTGGCCCACTCAACGTTCCACACAACGCCATTGGGCCGATGCGCCTCTTGGCAGTGGCTGAGGTTTCTCGTGGGCGATTGGGAACCAGATCCGTTTACGATGAAGTGATCCTAATGGTCGAGCCCCCTGCCGCCCTCACCACGATCGACTTTGAAACGGAGAAGCCGCTGCAACTGGGACGAGCTGGGCAATCATCAGCCTTTGGCCATGTGGACTCCTTGGGCAAGATCTTTGAGCTCTCGGTCATCGGGGACTTTGCCGATGGTGTCACCCGGCGCATCAGCACTCCAGCCAGCGGCACCAACTATGAATCGTCAAGTCCCAAAGTCATCAGAGTCTTACCCGGCGGCTTGCTTCAGATCGTCGGGAATGGCAAAGCCACCATCACCGTCGCCAATCGTGGGAAACAAGCCTCACTGGACGTCGACGTCAATGTGAATGACGAGCCGAACGAGCCACCGATTGCCGATGCCGGCATAAACAGATCGGTCAAGGCCGGCACTCGAGTAAAGCTGAGTGGACTCAAGAGCCGCGACCCAGAAGGCGAAGCCCTCTACTATACTTGGAGCCAAGTGCGCGGCAGTAAAGTCTCCCTGCTCGACGCCAACAACTTGGAAGCCTCCTTCCTAGCCCCGACCGTCTCCGAACCCCGAATCTATCGCTTTAAATTGCGTGTCACGGATAAAAAGGGGGCAGATAGCTTACCGGCGTTTGTGGATGTGACGGTGGAACCATAGCGGATTCCCAAGTTCGGTTAGCCCTATTTCTTCCCAGATACTTGATTCCGAATCCACCGCGTCGACACATCCTTACCCATTTCGCCAGCAGCCACCTGAAGCGTGACACGCTCTAGCTCATTGGGATCGGGAAGTTCTCGGATTCCATTCAGGCTGAGAAAGACAAGATCCGACAGAACTGCTGTCCGCTTACTTCCATAAATAAAGGGATGACTTTGTGAGATGTGGAACATGTGAGAAGCCGCCATTCCGGGAAGATCTTGATGGAGATAGTCCCCACCAAATTGTTGGCGCGGCATGGCTACAGCAGCATCGAGCAAACTGTGATCTCGTATACCATATGAGCCACAGCCAATCTCGATAGTATCGGTATGGAGCAACAGTACGTCGTCCACGCTAAGAAAAATGATGTCTTCCACCGCCTCAGTCCACGAGTCGCTTGAGCATCAGCCCATACTTGTTGCATAGCTCTTTAATCGTGGCCTTCATGCGCTCAGGACCGACGCCGACATTCGCCGGGGTGATGACGAGTGCATTCCCATTCACCGTCACTTGAAGTGGCGTTTCTTCTGTAATACCCAGTGCCTGCATCACCGGCTTTTCAATGATCAGCGCAGCACTGTTGCCGTGCTTTTGTAATTTTTTGATCATTCCTCACCTCGCGTCCTTACAGTGTTACAACGTGCTCCAAGGAATGTCTAGATGGAGGGATATCGGAACGATTACGCTTCCTCTGCGTGTATCAACCCCATAGACTCACTGGTGTGTAGGACAAAGTTGGCTTGTTCATTGGCTTCTCTGGTGCAAGGGAAAGGGGAACGCAATCCTCGATCTGAAGGCTATACCGAGGTTGAGTTGCCTGCGAAGCGCTATTGGAGAATGAGGAGGTCACACTCGCTGTTCACACATCGTCACCGAACACAACTGCTCACTATTGATCCCCTGTACTTGCTCCCCGCACGCACCAAGCTTTAAAGGTGGACGCTTTACCGGTCATATGCACATGACCATTGCTCAGGTGGAGA includes these proteins:
- a CDS encoding APC family permease, with the translated sequence MFLKRWLVGDPLKTAQARHERLSKTIALAIFSSNAISSVAYGTEEILLVLILAGPAAIAWSIPVSFAILFLVLVLTISYRQIIHAYPEGGGSYVVARTNLGDRPALVAAAALMIDYVLTVAVSVAAGIAALTSAIPSLFVHREALGLVAILFMIMMNLRGVRESGKFFAVPTYFAIGALGLLVIVGTAHSLSSSGAVLPPPNSHETEALTLFLILRAFAAGCSAVTGMEVISNGVKAFRPPEPQNAAITMIWMSTILASLFMGISWMAYHYGILAKVDETVISQLARLTFGTGPIYYSVQIGTMALLVLAANSAFAGFPHLASILARDGFMPHQMATFGDRLVFSNGIIILGFFACLLLVIFEGETHGLIPLYAIGVFASFTLSQAGMVKRWLVKKGPHWQTKLLVNGAGALTTGIATIIIASTKFMQGAWIVFVLVAILLLMFQGIRSHYKAVSEQIALERRGERPPLPRRNIVIIPVSGMNRAVVRALDYARSRPGEIRAVFIDVDPEESAKVKIQWAQWGGGVNLIALSSPYRSVLGSLLDYVEEVLEKDQNTWVTVVIPEILPARWWQNILHNQRALMLKASLLFKERVILIDVPYHLTR